One segment of Toxotes jaculatrix isolate fToxJac2 chromosome 8, fToxJac2.pri, whole genome shotgun sequence DNA contains the following:
- the mlf2 gene encoding myeloid leukemia factor 2, giving the protein MFRFLNDVDDDPFMMDPFAAHRQQMSLFGPFGMDPFALAPQMQPPRAPRRQAGPLTPFGMMGMGGGFMDMFGMMGEMMGNMERMSGSPNCQTFSSSTVISYSSLDSGAPKVYQQTSETRTGPGGIRETRQSVRDSESGLERLAIGHHIGARAHIMERSRNRRTGDREERQDFINLDESEAAAFDEEWRREAGRYGAPNARGLDYSRDRRAGGQQLALTAPPSSTSPPGHRHESPRHRQPHTRPRYDW; this is encoded by the exons GGATCCATTTGCAGCTCACAGGCAGCAGATGAGTCTGTTTGGACCATTTGGTATGGACCCTTTTGCTCTTGCCccccagatgcagccacctcgTGCACCACGTAGACAG GCTGGCCCACTGACCCCCTTTGGCATGATGGGAATG gGGGGTGGATTCATGGATATGTTTGGCATGATGGGCGAAATGATGGGAAACATG GAAAGAATGTCCGGCTCACCAAACTGTCAGACGTTTTCCTCTTCAACAGTGATCTCTTACTCCTCATTAGACTCAGGGGCTCCTAAAGTTTATCAGCAGACAAGTGAAACGAGAACAGGCCCTGGGGGG ATCCGTGAGACGCGGCAGTCAGTGAGGGACAGCGAGAGTGGCTTGGAGCGTCTTGCCATTGGCCACCACATCGGGGCTCGTGCACACATAATGGAGCGTTCACGAAATCGCCGCACAGGAGACCGTGAAGAACGACAAGACTTCATCAACCTTGATGAAA GTGAGGCTGCAGCATTTGAcgaggagtggaggagggaagCCGGAAGATACGGTGCCCCGAATGCCCGAGGGCTGGACTACAGCCGAGATCGACGGGCAGGAGGCCAGCAGCTGGCTCTTACTGCCCCTCCTAGCTCAACATCTCCACCAGGTCATCGGCACGAGTCCCCCAGACACCGTCAACCCCACACCCGCCCACGTTACGACTGGTGA